A genomic stretch from Candidatus Hydrogenisulfobacillus filiaventi includes:
- a CDS encoding DNA repair protein RecN has protein sequence MADKWERLLQRRQQLQMEISRLEEDLRAIDRAIALVSSEPAPAAAPRAARAHGRRTGEGKPPIAEALRDLARASGGRIRIGEAARQLREMGISHAQHVENVVRETLRRSHEFRQVSRGVYELVETGGTPPQEEPAPAPVES, from the coding sequence ATGGCGGACAAATGGGAACGCCTGTTGCAACGCCGGCAACAATTACAAATGGAAATCTCCCGCCTGGAGGAGGATTTGCGGGCCATTGACCGGGCCATTGCCCTGGTGAGCTCCGAGCCCGCCCCGGCGGCGGCGCCACGGGCCGCACGGGCCCACGGCCGGCGGACCGGGGAAGGAAAACCGCCCATCGCTGAAGCGCTACGGGATCTGGCCCGGGCGTCCGGCGGCCGCATCCGCATCGGGGAGGCGGCCCGCCAGCTGCGGGAGATGGGGATCAGCCATGCCCAGCACGTGGAGAACGTGGTCCGCGAAACCTTGCGCCGCTCCCATGAGTTCCGGCAGGTGAGCCGCGGGGTGTATGAGCTGGTGGAGACCGGCGGGACCCCGCCGCAGGAGGAGCCCGCCCCCGCCCCGGTGGAATCGTAA
- a CDS encoding HPr family phosphocarrier protein, with translation MRQTTVTITHPEGLHARPAAEFVRAAAGFACSVRLRLGDREVDGKSILEVLSLGAREGTTLTLLCDGPDSEAALTTLRGLLIGRQSG, from the coding sequence ATGCGCCAGACCACCGTGACCATCACCCATCCCGAGGGCCTGCACGCCCGGCCGGCGGCCGAGTTCGTGCGGGCAGCCGCCGGCTTTGCCTGTTCGGTCCGCCTGCGGCTGGGGGACCGGGAGGTCGACGGCAAGAGCATCCTGGAAGTCCTGAGCTTAGGTGCCCGGGAGGGCACCACCCTCACCTTGCTGTGCGACGGACCAGACAGCGAGGCAGCCCTGACGACGCTCCGCGGACTGTTAATAGGGAGGCAGAGCGGATGA
- the dasR gene encoding HTH-type transcriptional repressor DasR: MALDGQPGPGPALARLRDWIRTRIDQHELRPGDPLPSAEELAARLGISRTRVRAGLAELTAAGWLERIPGRGWRVAGPRLEERLSGLLSFSEALLLRGMAPGARLLGQRIAEADPQLAAIFKQPVSSPVWILRRLRTGDGLPLAVEETVIPLNFCPDPARFDPGGSLYRFLRENCGVPFGKATQTLEAARAPAAVAGPLEIRPGVPVFRLTRTTRDLLCRPFEYTVAWLRADRYRFVVELT; encoded by the coding sequence TTGGCACTCGACGGACAGCCGGGACCGGGCCCGGCCCTGGCCCGCCTCCGCGACTGGATCCGCACCCGTATCGACCAGCATGAGCTGCGGCCGGGGGATCCGCTGCCGTCCGCCGAGGAGCTGGCCGCCCGCCTGGGGATAAGCCGAACCCGGGTGCGCGCCGGCCTGGCGGAGCTGACGGCGGCCGGATGGCTGGAACGCATCCCCGGTCGGGGATGGCGGGTGGCGGGGCCCCGGCTGGAGGAACGCCTGAGCGGGCTCCTCTCCTTCTCGGAAGCCCTGCTGCTGCGCGGGATGGCGCCGGGCGCGCGCCTGCTCGGACAACGCATCGCGGAGGCGGACCCGCAGCTGGCCGCCATCTTCAAGCAGCCGGTGTCGTCCCCCGTGTGGATCCTGCGCCGCCTGCGCACCGGCGACGGGCTGCCCCTGGCGGTGGAGGAGACCGTCATCCCCTTGAACTTCTGCCCGGATCCGGCCCGCTTCGATCCCGGCGGCTCCCTCTACCGGTTCCTGCGCGAGAATTGCGGGGTGCCCTTCGGCAAAGCCACCCAGACCCTGGAGGCCGCCCGGGCTCCGGCCGCCGTGGCCGGACCATTGGAAATCCGGCCCGGCGTGCCGGTATTCCGGCTGACCCGTACCACCCGCGACCTGTTGTGCCGCCCCTTCGAGTACACGGTGGCGTGGTTGCGGGCCGACCGGTACCGGTTTGTAGTGGAGCTGACCTGA
- a CDS encoding protein of unknown function (Evidence 5 : Unknown function): MAIDLELERQLKELEELLAAVRDSVTPGMVERLGKVVEALGEIAGQVEDTATRTAVLQLLRMLPELTAALKPAVDLLGGLEDSVTPEMASRAAALLADLGLVARRAAEPANRAALEALIDRLPDVQATLLPLLSWLKATQDSVTPGMVERAMQLVTSLGEIADRVAEPRAKAAAQELIAALPDVQATLLPLLSLLRGLNDAISPGMIERTAGLLAGLGEIAQRLNEPPVRDAALRLIEVLPAVSDTLLPVLRLLETASAAITPGMVERMGSLVGSLSGVLTRIQEPRIQEALLEALDQLPDLVRLMKPAVALGQAALDGVVPGMVERLASMAAGLGELGSWINEPNTRAALLQGIQVLNGALPVLQQMAAWQADGTWEAVSRLLAGDTLRRLDHLMQAMEAAVADAESDRAPLGLMALNRRLKDPEVARGVKWSLALLRRAPGAVGTPAPQ; this comes from the coding sequence ATGGCAATCGATCTGGAACTCGAGCGCCAGCTCAAAGAGCTGGAGGAACTGCTGGCCGCGGTGCGCGACAGCGTCACCCCGGGCATGGTCGAGCGGCTGGGCAAGGTGGTGGAAGCCCTGGGGGAGATCGCCGGGCAGGTGGAGGACACCGCCACCCGCACCGCGGTGCTGCAGCTGTTGCGCATGCTGCCGGAGCTGACCGCCGCCTTGAAGCCGGCCGTCGACCTCCTGGGCGGCCTCGAGGACTCGGTCACCCCGGAGATGGCATCCCGGGCGGCGGCCCTGCTGGCCGATTTGGGGCTGGTGGCGCGCCGGGCCGCCGAGCCAGCCAACCGGGCCGCCCTGGAGGCGCTGATCGACCGGCTGCCCGACGTGCAGGCCACCCTGCTGCCGTTGCTGTCCTGGCTGAAAGCCACCCAGGACTCGGTCACCCCCGGGATGGTGGAACGGGCTATGCAGCTGGTCACCAGCCTGGGGGAGATCGCCGACCGGGTGGCGGAACCGCGCGCCAAAGCGGCTGCCCAGGAGCTCATCGCCGCCCTCCCCGACGTCCAGGCCACCCTGCTGCCGCTCCTCAGCCTGCTGCGGGGGCTGAATGATGCCATCAGTCCGGGCATGATCGAGCGCACCGCCGGCCTGCTGGCCGGGCTGGGGGAGATCGCCCAACGCCTCAACGAACCCCCCGTCCGGGACGCCGCCTTGCGCCTGATCGAGGTGCTGCCGGCGGTCAGCGACACCCTGCTGCCGGTGCTGCGCCTCCTGGAAACCGCCTCCGCCGCCATCACCCCGGGCATGGTGGAGCGCATGGGCAGCCTGGTCGGCAGCCTGAGCGGCGTCCTGACCCGCATCCAGGAACCGCGCATCCAGGAGGCCCTGCTGGAGGCGCTGGATCAGCTGCCGGATCTGGTCCGGTTGATGAAACCGGCCGTAGCCCTGGGTCAGGCCGCCCTGGACGGGGTAGTGCCGGGGATGGTGGAACGCCTGGCGAGCATGGCGGCTGGCCTGGGGGAACTGGGCAGCTGGATCAACGAGCCCAACACCCGGGCCGCCCTGCTGCAGGGTATCCAGGTCCTTAACGGCGCCCTGCCGGTGCTGCAGCAGATGGCGGCGTGGCAGGCCGACGGCACCTGGGAGGCCGTCAGCCGCCTGCTGGCGGGCGACACCCTCCGCCGCCTCGACCACCTGATGCAGGCCATGGAGGCGGCGGTGGCAGACGCCGAATCCGACCGGGCCCCGCTGGGGCTGATGGCCCTCAACCGGCGCCTCAAGGATCCGGAAGTCGCCCGCGGGGTCAAGTGGTCGCTGGCACTCTTGCGCCGGGCCCCGGGTGCCGTAGGCACACCGGCCCCTCAGTAA
- a CDS encoding conserved protein of unknown function (Evidence 4 : Unknown function but conserved in other organisms), with the protein MRLRFGPRSGRKGQALVEFALLLPVALFLALGVLALMLLVDAAYTVQHAADVAAAAYSATGSCSEAKQAGREAVGEGIGLQPARAQVTCRRAAQDPPASGDRLSDHGMKQLTVRYAYRSPIPLPFLPPSRTLVRSALAAPPAAGSSPKKDHHQDH; encoded by the coding sequence ATGCGACTGCGGTTCGGGCCCCGGTCGGGCCGGAAAGGCCAGGCCCTGGTGGAGTTTGCCCTGTTGCTGCCGGTGGCCCTGTTCCTGGCCCTGGGGGTGCTGGCCCTCATGCTGCTGGTGGATGCCGCCTACACCGTGCAGCATGCCGCCGATGTGGCCGCGGCCGCCTATTCGGCCACCGGCAGCTGCTCCGAGGCCAAACAGGCCGGCCGCGAGGCGGTCGGGGAAGGCATCGGCCTCCAGCCCGCCCGGGCGCAGGTGACCTGCAGGCGGGCCGCCCAGGATCCCCCGGCCAGTGGAGACCGGCTGTCCGATCATGGCATGAAGCAACTCACCGTCCGCTATGCCTACCGATCCCCCATTCCCCTGCCCTTCCTGCCGCCGTCCCGGACCCTGGTCCGCAGCGCCCTGGCTGCGCCCCCTGCGGCCGGAAGCTCGCCGAAGAAGGATCATCACCAGGACCACTGA
- the agaA gene encoding N-acetylgalactosamine-6-phosphate deacetylase yields MRTKILVADTLFTPEEVPGPAAVVLNGPKIAAVWPVADAEAAAERVRNELGHNQADVVDLRPLRLAPGFIDLHIHGFGGYDASTGNMNALQGLAEQLIPTGVTGFVPALVAGDREATIHQIRRWAGLAEGGMPVNAAQVVGIRLEGPFLNPGRRGAQPAEHLRAPDVGELDDWMTVDRGWLRIVDYAPELDPEGRFLEALLKYKLRPSAGHTLASYEDLHQAIDRGLSHCAHLFNGMAGFHHREPGAVGALLTDRRVTVELIADGVHVHPAALKLAVMARGPEAIALVTDAVAGAGMPDGTYVLGEQEIIVHEGIARLPDGTLAGSTLTLDRAVRNLVGLTGVGWADAIRMVTLTPAKIAGMWGRKGQLARGMDADLVALDAEGHVQQVWVRGQVAYQREG; encoded by the coding sequence GTGCGCACCAAGATCCTGGTGGCGGATACCTTGTTTACTCCCGAGGAAGTTCCAGGGCCGGCAGCGGTGGTTTTGAATGGTCCCAAAATTGCCGCCGTATGGCCGGTGGCGGACGCCGAGGCGGCGGCCGAGCGGGTCCGCAACGAACTGGGCCACAACCAGGCCGACGTCGTCGACCTCCGGCCCCTGCGCCTCGCCCCCGGGTTCATCGACCTGCACATCCACGGCTTCGGGGGCTACGACGCCTCCACCGGCAACATGAACGCCCTGCAGGGGCTGGCCGAACAATTGATCCCCACCGGGGTCACCGGTTTCGTGCCCGCCCTGGTGGCCGGCGACCGCGAGGCGACCATCCATCAGATCCGCCGCTGGGCCGGGCTGGCGGAAGGCGGCATGCCGGTCAATGCCGCGCAAGTGGTCGGCATCCGCCTCGAGGGGCCGTTCCTCAACCCCGGGCGGCGCGGCGCCCAGCCGGCGGAACACCTGCGCGCGCCGGACGTAGGGGAACTCGACGATTGGATGACGGTGGACCGGGGTTGGCTGCGCATCGTGGACTATGCCCCGGAGCTCGACCCTGAAGGCCGCTTCCTGGAGGCCCTCCTCAAGTACAAGCTCAGACCCTCCGCCGGGCATACCCTAGCCTCGTACGAGGACCTCCATCAGGCAATCGACCGCGGGCTCTCCCACTGTGCCCATCTCTTCAACGGCATGGCGGGGTTCCATCACCGGGAACCGGGAGCGGTCGGAGCCCTCCTCACCGACCGCCGGGTGACGGTCGAGCTCATCGCCGACGGGGTGCATGTGCACCCGGCCGCCCTGAAACTGGCGGTGATGGCGCGCGGGCCGGAGGCCATCGCCCTGGTCACCGATGCCGTAGCCGGGGCCGGGATGCCGGACGGGACCTATGTGCTGGGTGAGCAGGAGATCATCGTCCATGAAGGGATTGCCCGCCTGCCGGACGGGACCCTGGCCGGCAGCACCCTCACCCTGGACCGCGCGGTGCGTAACCTGGTGGGGCTGACCGGTGTGGGCTGGGCCGACGCCATTCGCATGGTCACCCTCACCCCGGCCAAGATCGCCGGCATGTGGGGCCGCAAGGGGCAACTGGCCCGGGGGATGGATGCCGATCTGGTGGCATTGGACGCCGAAGGCCATGTGCAGCAGGTGTGGGTGCGGGGCCAGGTGGCCTACCAGCGGGAGGGTTAG
- a CDS encoding Pyridine nucleotide-disulfide oxidoreductase, with the protein MSQEVVVLGGGVGGSIVANQLVHAVSEEVNKGAVHITVISSRPDHVYQPLFLYMAFDQAVPAEAKRPERSILDPRISLIVEDATAVDTKAQTVSLKNGQTLHYDFLVIATGSKPSPELIPGLAEAAHWFYDEEPALKLRDALAQFDGGRVVLTVGLPHKCPVAPLEFTFMLDSWLRERGLREKTEIVYTYPIGRVHSLEPVANWAAPVMTERNIRPEVFFNMESVDPASRTITSLEGKTLKYDLLVTIPPHTGQKVIMDSGLGDKGGFIPVDRHSLLAEGTENVFVVGDATALPISKAGSTAHFEADVVAANLAQRLRGGLGTRRYDGKVFCFIESGGDKATYISFTYTNPPAPKAPSEMVHYFKLAYNRMYWLSSAGVM; encoded by the coding sequence ATGAGCCAGGAAGTCGTGGTGTTGGGCGGCGGGGTCGGCGGCAGCATCGTCGCCAACCAGCTGGTGCACGCGGTCAGCGAGGAGGTCAACAAAGGAGCGGTGCACATCACCGTCATCTCTTCGCGGCCCGATCATGTCTATCAGCCTCTGTTCCTCTACATGGCCTTCGACCAGGCGGTGCCGGCCGAGGCCAAGCGGCCGGAGCGGAGCATCCTCGATCCCCGCATCTCCCTGATTGTGGAGGATGCCACCGCGGTGGATACCAAGGCCCAGACGGTGTCCCTCAAGAACGGGCAAACCCTCCACTACGACTTCCTGGTCATCGCCACCGGCAGCAAGCCCTCCCCCGAGCTCATTCCGGGCCTGGCGGAGGCCGCCCACTGGTTCTATGATGAAGAGCCGGCCCTCAAGCTGCGGGACGCCCTGGCCCAGTTCGACGGCGGGCGGGTGGTGCTCACGGTAGGCCTGCCGCATAAGTGCCCGGTGGCCCCGCTGGAGTTCACCTTCATGCTGGACAGCTGGCTGCGGGAACGGGGGCTGCGCGAGAAGACCGAAATCGTCTACACCTACCCCATCGGCCGCGTCCACTCCCTGGAACCGGTGGCCAACTGGGCGGCCCCGGTGATGACGGAGCGCAACATCCGGCCGGAGGTCTTCTTCAACATGGAGTCGGTTGACCCTGCCTCCCGTACCATCACCAGCCTGGAAGGCAAGACCCTCAAATACGACCTGCTGGTCACCATCCCGCCCCACACCGGGCAGAAGGTGATCATGGACAGCGGCCTGGGCGACAAGGGCGGCTTCATTCCGGTCGACCGCCACTCGCTCCTGGCGGAGGGCACCGAGAACGTCTTCGTGGTAGGCGACGCCACCGCCCTGCCCATCAGCAAGGCCGGCTCCACCGCCCACTTCGAGGCCGATGTGGTGGCGGCCAACCTGGCCCAGCGCCTGCGCGGCGGACTCGGGACCCGGCGGTATGACGGCAAGGTGTTCTGCTTCATCGAGTCAGGCGGGGACAAGGCCACCTACATCAGCTTCACCTACACCAACCCGCCGGCGCCGAAGGCCCCCTCGGAGATGGTCCACTACTTCAAGCTGGCCTATAACCGCATGTACTGGCTGAGCTCGGCGGGGGTCATGTAA
- a CDS encoding putative PTS sugar transporter subunit IIA (Evidence 3 : Putative function from multiple computational evidences; Product type t : transporter) translates to MDTPTPVVLVTHGTVGEALKAAAEDILGPQAALWAAGRDPEEPAAAFRNRVAALVEEATGGTGPALILADLAGGSASSAPLPLVQARPGQLALVAGLNLAMLLTVLIRREEAAPLTELVAAAIEAGRDSILDVEASLKHGQRPARH, encoded by the coding sequence GTGGACACCCCGACCCCGGTGGTCCTGGTCACACATGGAACAGTGGGTGAAGCCCTGAAAGCGGCGGCCGAAGACATTCTTGGGCCCCAGGCGGCGCTATGGGCGGCCGGCCGCGACCCGGAGGAACCGGCGGCCGCCTTCCGCAACCGGGTGGCGGCCCTGGTGGAGGAGGCGACCGGCGGTACCGGCCCCGCCCTGATCCTGGCCGACCTGGCCGGTGGGAGCGCCAGCAGCGCCCCGCTCCCCCTGGTGCAGGCCCGGCCCGGACAACTGGCCCTGGTGGCCGGTCTCAATCTGGCCATGCTCCTGACGGTGCTCATCCGGCGGGAGGAGGCGGCTCCCCTGACGGAGCTGGTGGCCGCCGCCATTGAAGCCGGGCGCGACAGTATCCTGGACGTGGAGGCATCCTTGAAACACGGGCAACGCCCGGCCCGCCACTGA
- a CDS encoding membrane protein of unknown function (Evidence 5 : Unknown function), with product MAGNAAWARAVAAHPWAWQTVDHVYVPNLLALLWIVLGAGLVTGLAAYMLAWVNAVEAEAEGRGLPPARPFLAVWRPGGRVPSPRRPVAGLMRGLGVAWLLQALLAAQPRIPSPATWALALAPRWRLWPHWLAGPLAGVAGLWRVHPAGLALLLLLLDVIVGLLLLWAPSGPRGRMVLAGAGLWGLGVSVLQLELGTLLRTGAGLAAGFGGAALVWALAAVALLAPDPRRAWRRMVAGVWGLAAGWQLVPVGGHYAAGVLSGLSPWGWGWGHPGPLAAWAAAVAGVWAAHPVAANLMVAGSGLALAGALWRSGHPALVWVAAVWLALWGAWTHGWGDLATGLALDPGGAMALALMLGMWLLDGRRRRGPARAPVLDLAPLRAERPADRRRSGD from the coding sequence ATGGCGGGCAACGCGGCCTGGGCACGGGCGGTGGCGGCCCATCCCTGGGCCTGGCAGACGGTCGACCACGTCTATGTGCCCAACCTCCTGGCCCTGCTGTGGATCGTGCTGGGGGCGGGACTGGTCACGGGTTTGGCGGCCTACATGCTGGCCTGGGTGAATGCCGTGGAGGCCGAAGCGGAGGGCCGGGGGCTCCCGCCCGCGCGTCCCTTTCTGGCTGTCTGGCGGCCGGGAGGCCGGGTTCCCTCCCCCCGGCGCCCGGTTGCCGGCCTCATGCGGGGCCTGGGTGTGGCCTGGCTGCTGCAGGCGCTGCTGGCCGCGCAGCCCCGGATTCCCAGCCCCGCGACGTGGGCGCTGGCCCTGGCGCCCCGCTGGCGGTTATGGCCGCATTGGCTGGCCGGGCCGCTGGCGGGCGTCGCCGGGCTGTGGCGGGTGCATCCCGCCGGGTTGGCCCTCCTGCTGCTCCTCCTCGATGTGATCGTAGGCCTCCTGCTGCTGTGGGCCCCCTCCGGGCCGCGGGGACGGATGGTCCTTGCAGGTGCCGGGCTCTGGGGCCTGGGGGTATCGGTTCTGCAGCTGGAGTTGGGGACCCTGCTGCGGACGGGAGCCGGCCTGGCAGCGGGGTTCGGGGGCGCGGCGCTGGTGTGGGCGCTGGCGGCCGTGGCCCTGCTGGCCCCTGACCCGCGGCGGGCCTGGCGGCGGATGGTGGCCGGGGTGTGGGGCCTGGCTGCCGGCTGGCAGCTGGTGCCGGTAGGCGGGCACTACGCGGCCGGCGTCCTTTCCGGCCTCTCCCCCTGGGGGTGGGGCTGGGGTCATCCCGGCCCGTTGGCCGCCTGGGCGGCAGCCGTGGCCGGGGTCTGGGCGGCTCATCCCGTCGCGGCCAACCTGATGGTGGCCGGGAGCGGGCTGGCCCTGGCCGGGGCCCTGTGGCGCAGCGGACACCCGGCGCTGGTATGGGTGGCCGCAGTCTGGCTGGCTCTATGGGGGGCCTGGACGCACGGCTGGGGGGATCTGGCCACCGGCCTGGCCCTGGACCCTGGGGGAGCGATGGCCCTGGCTCTGATGCTGGGGATGTGGCTCCTGGACGGGCGCCGCCGCCGCGGGCCGGCCCGGGCTCCGGTGCTGGACCTCGCGCCGCTGCGGGCCGAGCGGCCGGCCGACCGCCGGCGGTCGGGCGACTGA
- a CDS encoding Threonine/homoserine efflux transporter RhtA produces MATDRVQHPRPAYPGRRRGAWMVLTASVLWGLSGTAAQVLFQDLHLAPGWLTAVRLLLAGAALTLLTLLREGRRGAAVWRHPRDRWRLMAFAAGGMLGVQYAYLAAIAAGNAATATLLQYLAPALLVGGRAVVRRRLPGRREGLAVMLATTGTALLVTGGHWARLALAPAALGWGLASAAALAFYTVYPQPLLQRYGPAATMGWGMLTGSGLLLVVHAPRPLWPHLPPAAWLLTAGVVVLGTLLPFYLYLASRVYLPATDTALLASAEPLAATGAAMAFLGVRLGPAGLAGAGAIIATVLLLAPAPARVAVDGPGTGSL; encoded by the coding sequence ATGGCGACCGATCGGGTGCAACACCCCCGGCCTGCGTACCCGGGACGCAGACGGGGTGCGTGGATGGTTCTGACCGCCTCCGTCCTCTGGGGGCTATCCGGTACCGCAGCCCAGGTGCTATTCCAGGACCTGCACCTGGCTCCCGGCTGGTTGACCGCCGTGCGTCTGCTGCTGGCCGGCGCGGCCTTGACCCTGCTCACCCTGCTGCGGGAAGGGCGGCGGGGAGCCGCCGTCTGGCGCCACCCCCGGGACCGGTGGCGGCTGATGGCTTTTGCCGCCGGCGGCATGCTGGGGGTGCAATACGCCTACTTAGCCGCCATCGCCGCCGGCAACGCCGCCACCGCCACCCTGCTGCAGTATCTGGCCCCCGCGCTGCTGGTGGGCGGGCGGGCGGTGGTTCGCCGGCGCCTGCCCGGCCGCCGGGAAGGGCTGGCGGTGATGCTGGCCACCACCGGCACCGCCCTCCTGGTCACAGGCGGCCACTGGGCCCGCCTGGCGCTGGCACCGGCAGCACTGGGATGGGGCCTGGCCTCGGCCGCGGCCCTGGCCTTTTACACCGTCTATCCCCAGCCCCTGCTCCAACGTTATGGCCCCGCGGCCACGATGGGCTGGGGCATGCTGACCGGATCCGGTCTCTTGTTGGTGGTGCACGCGCCCCGCCCGCTGTGGCCGCATCTGCCGCCCGCCGCCTGGCTGCTGACGGCAGGGGTGGTGGTGCTCGGCACCCTGCTGCCCTTCTACCTGTACCTCGCCAGCCGGGTCTATCTCCCCGCCACCGACACCGCCCTGTTGGCCAGCGCGGAACCCCTGGCCGCCACCGGCGCGGCCATGGCCTTTCTGGGGGTGCGCCTGGGCCCGGCCGGGCTGGCCGGAGCCGGGGCCATCATCGCCACCGTGCTCCTGCTGGCGCCCGCCCCGGCCCGGGTTGCGGTTGACGGGCCCGGAACCGGTTCACTATGA
- a CDS encoding Phosphoenolpyruvate-protein phosphotransferase translates to MSTAPFRGIAIQPGLATGPAWLPAAPAAGPGPAGTPAEEEARWEQARQTVAAHLAALARREAGTGREMAEAQRLMALDPSLDRQVRDGVRQGRSAPEALQAAAAGFAGALRRLPEPYWQQRAADVEAVAGLLQRALAGAAPETVPAGAVVCAGDLGPAWLLERPPGTVAALALAEGGPASHLAILVRALDLPAVFGLGPAFLAAVRPGSQVWVEGGEGLVWVDPDPATRRLLEARRQAAARPARAPGPARTRDGTRITVLANLNRPEEAAAAFTAGAEGIGLLRTEFLWEDTDDPPEEVQFQAYLAVARQAGSRPVTIRTFDYGGDKSSAAEPNPFLGLRGIRLGFRHPARLLIQFRAILRAAAAGPAPLRVMLPMVSTVEEVEAARAIWEEARRQVPAAPPVAFGIMVETPAAALTAAALAVRADFFSIGSNDLVQYTLAVDRGNPAVAGLYQPQHPAVLRLIREVSRAAGAAGIAAGICGEMGGDPAAAALLIGLGLREFSMSPSRLPAFQGELSRFTVTDAEALATTALAAAGPDQVKRLVDDFRRAHSAP, encoded by the coding sequence ATGAGCACCGCCCCCTTCCGCGGAATCGCCATCCAGCCCGGGCTGGCCACAGGGCCGGCCTGGCTCCCCGCCGCCCCGGCTGCCGGCCCCGGGCCGGCCGGTACCCCTGCCGAAGAGGAGGCCCGCTGGGAGCAGGCACGCCAGACAGTGGCTGCGCACCTAGCCGCCCTCGCCCGCCGGGAAGCCGGGACCGGCCGCGAAATGGCGGAGGCCCAGCGCCTCATGGCCCTTGATCCCTCGCTGGACCGGCAGGTCCGCGATGGTGTCCGGCAGGGCCGGTCCGCTCCGGAGGCCCTGCAGGCCGCCGCCGCCGGCTTCGCCGGGGCTTTACGCCGCCTGCCCGAGCCGTATTGGCAGCAACGTGCCGCCGATGTGGAGGCCGTGGCCGGCCTCCTGCAGCGTGCCCTGGCCGGCGCTGCACCCGAAACGGTACCGGCCGGGGCGGTGGTGTGTGCCGGGGACCTTGGGCCGGCCTGGCTGCTGGAGCGGCCGCCGGGAACGGTGGCTGCCCTGGCCCTGGCGGAAGGCGGACCGGCCTCCCACCTGGCCATCCTGGTGCGGGCCCTGGACCTGCCGGCGGTCTTCGGGCTGGGCCCCGCCTTCCTGGCCGCCGTCCGGCCCGGCAGCCAGGTCTGGGTGGAGGGCGGGGAAGGCCTGGTCTGGGTCGACCCCGATCCCGCCACCCGACGCCTGCTGGAAGCCCGCCGCCAGGCCGCCGCCCGTCCGGCCCGCGCCCCGGGGCCTGCGCGCACGCGGGACGGCACCCGGATCACGGTGCTGGCCAACCTCAACCGGCCGGAGGAGGCGGCGGCCGCCTTCACCGCCGGTGCCGAAGGCATCGGCCTCCTGCGCACCGAGTTCCTGTGGGAGGATACCGACGACCCGCCGGAGGAGGTCCAGTTCCAGGCTTACCTTGCCGTGGCCCGGCAGGCGGGATCCCGGCCGGTGACCATCCGCACGTTCGACTATGGGGGCGACAAAAGCTCCGCGGCGGAACCCAACCCGTTCCTGGGCCTGCGCGGCATCCGGCTAGGTTTCCGGCACCCCGCCCGCCTGCTGATCCAATTCCGTGCCATCCTGCGCGCCGCCGCCGCCGGCCCCGCCCCTCTGCGGGTGATGCTGCCCATGGTGAGCACCGTGGAAGAGGTGGAGGCGGCCCGCGCCATCTGGGAGGAAGCGCGGCGCCAGGTGCCGGCCGCCCCCCCGGTGGCCTTCGGGATCATGGTGGAAACCCCGGCGGCGGCCCTCACCGCTGCTGCGCTGGCCGTCCGCGCCGACTTCTTCAGTATCGGCTCCAATGACCTGGTGCAGTACACCCTGGCGGTGGATCGCGGAAACCCAGCCGTGGCCGGTTTATACCAGCCGCAGCATCCGGCTGTGCTGCGTCTGATCCGGGAGGTGAGCCGGGCCGCCGGGGCAGCCGGCATCGCCGCCGGGATTTGCGGGGAAATGGGGGGAGACCCCGCTGCGGCCGCCCTGCTGATAGGACTCGGCCTGCGGGAATTCAGCATGAGCCCGTCACGCTTGCCGGCTTTCCAGGGAGAGCTAAGCCGTTTCACGGTGACGGATGCGGAAGCCTTGGCGACGACGGCGTTGGCCGCCGCCGGTCCCGATCAGGTGAAACGTCTGGTGGACGACTTCCGTCGGGCCCATTCCGCCCCCTGA